Within Rothia sp. ZJ932, the genomic segment CCCGAAGGAAAACGCGCTCACAACCGATGACTTTGAGGATGCACCCGTGGTGATGATTTCTGATGAGTCGCACCACGTGAATACGCGCACCAAGAGGGCAACGAAGGCTGAGGACGAGGAAGACCGCTCGTGGGAGTACACGGTCAGCTCAGCTTTCCTGGGCAACCGGGACAATGTGCTGCTGGAGTTCACAGCGACTGTCGATCTGCGCGACCGTAACATTCTGCAGAAGTACAAAGACAAGATCGTCTTCGACTATCCCCTGGCACGTTTCCGTGAGTCCGGGTTCACCAAGGACTTTCAGAACTTCCAGTCTGTCCTCGACCAGTGGGGAAGGACTCTGCAAGCACTTGTCTTGTCGGAGTATCGCCGCGCGCTGTTTGCCGACGGTGGCGTATTCTCGAAGCCTGTGGTGCTACTGAAATCGCAAAGAATCGATGATTCGAAAGCGTTCTACGACGAGTTCTTCCAGCGACTCCAAAGACTCACGGAGGACGAGATCCTCGAGATGGCCACCGACGGTCTGATGAAAGAGGTGATCAGCTACTTCCAAGAGAAGGACCCGAGCTTGCGCTCCTTGCGATCGAGTATCCAGCAAGGGTTCGCCGAAGCGAACGCCATCATCATGAACGGCTCCACAGACAACTCAACGGAGAAGCAGTTGGCAGTGAACTCGCTCGAAGATCACTCCAACCCGTATCGGATCATCTTCACAGTTGACATGCTGAACGAAGGCTGGGACGTTCTCAACCTCTATGACATCGTCCGGCTTTATGAAACACGCCAGGGAGGAAAAGCAGGAAAACCCGGCGCGTACACGATTAAGGAAGCGCAACTGATCGGGCGCGGAGCCCGCTACTTCCCGTTTATGCTTGAAAACGAGTCCGTCGAACGCGATCAAGAGGACAAGTTCGTCCGGAAGTACGATCAGGATCTTGATAGCCCGAACCGGCTCCTTGAAACCCTGCTCTACCACTCCAAGCAAGACTCGAAGTACATCACCGAGCTTCGCCTCGCGCTGCGTGAAACAGGCTTACTTCCTGACGAAGTCACCGAAGTCACCTACGAACTTAAACCGGCGTTCAAACAGACGGACTTCTACCACGAAGCGATGGTGTTCAGTAACCAGCGCGAGGAAGTCTCCCGCGAGGAGGTCACCCAGCTGGATAACCGGGTGAAGTCCGCGTTCTATCAGTTCGATGTCCGCCACGCACCTTCCCGGCTCGTGAGCCTCTTTGAAGCCGATAGCAGGCAAGCAGAGGCGCCTAAGAGTTCGACGGTTCATACGATCCGCCGAAAGATCAGCGAGATGCCGTTGAATGTGGCCTTGGGATCCTTAGCAAGTTACGACGCACTGCGTTTCGAGGTGCTTAAGCACTATTTCCCTCATCTGAACTCTGCCCGCGAGTTCATCACGTGTAAGGACTACCTCGGTGATACTGAGATCACCTTCCAAAGCGACACTGAAGACCTCACTGCGACCGACCTGCGGGCGGGCCTGGACAAGGTGTTCCTAGCCGTCGCCAGCTACCTGGCAGGCATCAAAGTCACCTACCGCGGCACGCACCAGTTCGAAGCCAAGCGATTGAACGAGGTGCTACGCAACAAGCGCCTACAGATCGCGAATCCGGTCGAAGGTGGGATCGGCACCAGCCAGACTAGCGATCCTGATTCCAGCCGTCGCGTTAACCTTGAGAACGCTGAATGGTATGTCTACAACGACAACTATGGCACCAGCGAAGAGAAGTCCTTTGTCAAATACTTCTCGACCGTTGTCGACGACCTCAAGCAGCGCTACGACGAGGTCTACCTGGTGCGCAACGAACGGCTCGCACCGCTGGCCATCTACTCGTTCGAGACCGGCGAGCGATTCGAGCCCGACTTCCTCCTCTTCTTGCGCAAGAAGGGACAGCCCTACAAACAGCAACAGGTCTACGTGGAGCCGAAGGGCACGCACCTGCTTGAAACTGACAGGTGGAAGGAGGACTTCTTACTCGCCATCGAGCAGAACGCGATCCCGCACACCGTCTATGTCGACAACACCGATTACCGCATTATCGGGCTGCCGTTCTACAACCAGGAGAACCGTATGACCGAATTCCGGGACGCACTCAAGACCGCAACAGGTTTCTGTTAGATATGACTGTTGTAAACGCGGCACGCTGATCGTTAGCATGTCTTCGCGCTGTTCCCGTCTTCCAAGCTCCTCCGAGAAAGGAGCAGCGCGACGTCTACGCTGGTTGTTTCTGTTGTGGAGATCAGCTGCTCAGCAATTGCTGCGCGCAAATTCCTGACTGATTCACTCCGATTCAGAGGCAATCCTGAACCTTGCGAGGGAGCCCTCTCGCCAGCATGATACCCCGGTTCTCGATCCGCCTATCCAGCGCAAAATTGCTGGTCTTAGAGGGTATCGACGCTTGTGTGGTGCCCCCTCGAACAGGGTTCTTGTATCCATCGTGACCGCTTGTGCGACCCCGGAGCGGGGTCGGGAGTGCTGATGACAGCTCTAACTCAGAGAATTTTCAAAGAAATCCCCAATGCTGAAATCTGGGTCACAGCCATTGAGAAAGACACAGAGCTACTGCCAGTACTAGAAGATGCAGCTCATGAGTTACGCGCAATCGGGGTTAAAACTACCGTTGTATCAGCTGATTTTATAGAGTGGGCGCTGGAACAAAAAAGTAACGCTTTCGACCTGATAGTCCAGAACCCGCCCTATAAAAAGCTTCATTCAAAATCTTTTCACGATACTTTGCTTACTGATGCAGGTATCAAAGTTCCTAACCTCTATGCCGCATTCGTGAGGCTATCGCTAGACCTCTTGAATCCAGGTGGTCAGGTCGTTGCTATTACCCCTCGATCATGGACCAATGGAACGTACTATAAACAGTTTCGAAAAGACCTTAGAGATGGGTTTAGTCTGGAGCACCTCTACCTTTTTGACTCTCGCAGCGAAGTGTTTGGCGACATGGGAGTTCTCCAAGAATCAATGATTACAGTCATAGCGGGGCACCAGCAATCCCAAAATATTAAGGTGTCAATTGCTAGGAGTTCCTCAGGATCCGCAGAAACTGTGGAATACCCAGTAGCTGCGATTATAGATAATGATTTTATTTTCATACCATCTGGCGCCGCCTCAAGTGATACGGCGCAGTGGATGAAACAAGCCACCCATACGCTCAAAGATTTAGGTGTATCTGTATCAACAGGCAAAGTAGTGGGGTTTAGACTTAAAGAATATCTGTTAGACTCGCCTACTCTTTTTTCTGTGCCTTTATTATATCCTGCAAACATAGTGAATAACGAAGTTATTCATCCCCGAGCAACTGTGAAAAAATCACAGTGGTTTGATGCTCCCGTAGACGTTCAGGAAAAACACGCTTGATTCCGGAACCTATGTTCTTGTGAAGAGATTCTCAGCTAAGGAAGAGAAAAAACGTATTGTCTCAGCTGTTCTGGACGTCTCAGCGCCGACAGCACTGGACAATAAATTAAACTACCTGCACACGGATGGGCAAGGGATCAATGGGCAGCTTGCATTAGGAATCCACAAATGGCTTTCAAGTTCAAGAGTAGATCAGTACTTCAGAATTTTCAGTGGTCATACTCAGGTGAACACCGGTGACTTAAGATCTTTACCTTTTCCCTCAAAGAGCCAGCTGCTGCGGTTAGCAGATGCTGAAGATTCATTAGTAGATAGCGCTGTCGAAGACCTATTTTCCTATTCAGATCAATCCAAGAAAGCAGCATAATGGCAACCTTAGAAGAGGCACAGGTTATCCTCGGAGCATTCGGTTTTGACGCCAAGAGAACGAACGCTACTGCCGCACGCACTTTCTTGTCGTTAGTCCAGCTCAAACCCCAACAGCACTGGTCAGAAGCAACGTCCTATAGGCTTGGTGTGAGGGCTCTTTTGGACTGGATGCGTGAAGAACTTGATCATCCCATCGCAGAAAACTCCAGGGAGACTATTCGACGATTCGTATTACATCAGTTTGTTGAAGTTGGCTTTGTCATTCATAATGAAGATGATCCAGCTAGACCTACTAATTCTTCAAAGAATAACTACAAGATTAATGACCGGGCGCTGTGCGTCATCCAAAAATTTGGAACAGATGAATTTCTCCCTTTACTTGATAAGTATTTAGTAGATATCCCATCACTTCTAAGCCGCCAACGTGAAGAACGAAAAAATCTTGAAAGAATACCGGTTGCACTTCCCCCGGGAACTGACGTGTTCATTAAGTCCGGCGGTCAGAATGCTCTCATCAAACAAATTATCGAAGATTTTTGCCCAACCTTTGCTCCTGGAGGTGAAGTCATAGCTATTGGGGATGCTAAATCAAAATCTGTTGCGACCAACCAGCATGCTTTAGAGCAGTTAGGGATTACTTACAATCTTCATGGTAAATTCCCTGATGTAGTGGTCTATCTTCGCGAAAAGAACTGGCTTTACCTTATAGAAGCTGCCTCCACCCACGGTCCTGTTGATTTCAGCCGCAAGCTGAACTTCAAGGAATATTTGGGCACAGTTCTGCTGGGCTAGTCTTTGTATCATGTTTTCCCAACCGTGCAGTCATGCGTAGGTTCATTGCTGATATAGCTTGGGATACCGAGATTTGGATTGCTGATGAACCGACGCACATGATTCATCTCAACGGCGATAGGTTCATGGGACCAAGACCATAACGTAGAGTACAAGCCTGCGCGTCCCTACCCTTCTTGAGGGGTAAGGACGCGCGGGCTTGCGCTTAACCGCGGGGCGTACGGTTAGTTGGTTTTGAGGATGTCAGCCATCCACTGCTCGATTCCTTCGATATCGCGGGGCAGAGCAGCAGAGAGGTTTTCATTACCGTCTTCGGTAATCAGTACGTCATCTTCAATGCGCACGCCGATGCCACGGTACTCTTCAGGGATTGCCAAGTCCTCTTCTTTGAAGTAAAGACCCGGCTCGATGGTGAAAACCATACCCGGCTCAATAACGCCCTCAATGTACAGCTCACGCTTCGCTTGGGCGCAGTCATGAACGTCAAGACCGAGGTGGTGGCTGGTGCCGTGCGGCATCCATCGGCGATGCTGACCGCCGACTTCAGACAGTGAAACCTCAGCCGACACCGGCAGCAGACCCCACTCTTCCAAACGGTTCGCGAGAACCTTCATCGCAGCCGCGTGAACGTCCTTAAACTTGTTACCGGGCACAGCCACCTGAAAAGCAGCGTCAGCGGCATCAAGCACCGCCTGGTAAACCTTCGCCTGGATCTCAGTGAACTTGCCGTCCACCGGCAGGGTGCGGGTGATATCAGCAGTGTAGAGGGTATCATCCTCAACACCGGCATCCACCAGAATCAGCTTGCCCTCATCGACAGTGCCGTTATTACGAATCCAGTGCAAAACCGTTGCATTATTACCGCAGGCAGCAATGGTGTCATAGCCCAAATCGTTACCCTCAGCGCGAGCCTGGGCAAAGAAAGCGCCCTCTACTAGACGTTCGCCGCGGCGGTGCCCGGTGGCAGTAGGTATCGCCTTGACGATATTTTCAAAACCGGCAATCGTCGCGTTCACCGAACGACGCATATTCTCAACCTCAACGGCGTCCTTGATCAGACGAATCTCGCTCAGCGCCTCGGTGAGCTGGGCGTCTAACTGATCAGACTGCTCCAAATCAACGCCGGTGTTATACCGCGAGGTATCGACCAAAGCATCCATATTCATATCAACATCGCGCACCAAACGAATACGGATGCCACCGAGAGCCTGGTTGCCAGCGTTCTTAGTAACAGCTACTTCAATCTCGGCAAGATCAGCGGTATTGATACCGTACTGTGTCTGAACCTCAGCCAGGGTGGGGCGAGCGCCAATCCAAAACTCACCGTAGCGGGGGTCAGCGTAGAACTTTTCGCTATCGCGACCTGCCAACGGGGTGAAGTAGAGGGTCGCCTCGTGCGCTGAACCGTTATCGCCGGTGCCTTCATCGACGGGCTCCATCACTAGCACGGCATCAGGCTCATGGTCGGTGCCCAAACCGGTCAGGTGGGCGAATGCTGAGTGCGGGCGAAAACGGTAGTCAGTATCGTTGGAACGCACTTTGAGTGGCCCGGCAGGAATCACCAAGCGTTCACCGACAAAACGCGCTGAGAGCTTGGCGCGGCGGGCGGCGGCGTAGTCAGCGACCTCATCGCGGGCGGGCATATCGCCGGAAGGCTCTGCCCACTTGGACGCCATGAAATCTTTGAACGCCTGTGATGTGGGTGGCTGAGAGCGGTTCTTCACACGCTCTTCAATGTTTTGGTCAGTTGAATTTTCAGTCATGTTTCTTACTCTACCGTGATTGATTATTTTTTCTACCGTTAGATCACAGCTGTGAGGACCAGCCGCTAAACTAAGAGTCATGGCATACGACCTTCACACTCACTCAGCACTCTCAGACGGTACTCAGACCGTAGACGAACTCGTCGGTGAAATCGCAGGTACCGGGCTAACTGGTTTCGCACTCACCGACCACGATACGTGCGTGGGGTGGACGCGAGCTGCTGAGCTTGCTGATGTGTACGGTTTAGATTTTGTGCCGGGCATGGAGGTTTCGTGTGCTACCTCCGGGCTGAGTGTTCATCTGCTCTCCTATTACCATGACCCTGAAAACACTGACCTTTTTGCGGAGATCAATCTGGCGCGAGACTCGCGCATCACCCGAGCACAGAAAATGGTGGATCTCATTGCCGTCGATTACCCGGTGACCTGGGATCTTGTGCAGGAGCACGTGGGCGAGGAGGCTACCGTGGGGCGTCCGCATATTGCTGATGCTTTGGTGACCGCAGGATGTGTCTCAACCCGTTCAGAAGCGTTTGCCACTATTTTGACCCCGGCTTCACCCTACTACGTCTCACACTACGCTGTTGATCCCGTCAAAGCGGTGAAACTGGTGCGTGCAGCCGGGGGAGTGCCGGTGATGGCGCATCCGTTTGCGCGCTCGCGCGGACGCGTGGCATCGGTAGAACTGCTCGAACAGATGATTGATGCCGGCTTGTGCGGGCTGGAAATTAACCATCGCGATAATGCAGAAGATGACAGAGCCGTACTGCGCGTGCTTGCTCAAAAGCATGACCTGATTGTTACCGGGGCATCTGACTATCACGGGGCAGGCAAACCCAACCGTCTGGGGGAAAACACCACCACCGGGCAGATGGTGGAGCGCATCCGCGAACGCGCCGGGCTGTGACCTCCTGCGGGGTTTACACGTCGGGCTTTTCGCCTTTCGCTGCCTTACGCTCAGCACGCGCTAACCGTTTGGCTTCTAAAACAGCGGCTTCAGCTTTGATTCTTTGCTCAATAGCACGCGCCGAGCGGTGCTTGGTGAAAACTGCCGTCACCGCGTTTGCAGCCTGCTCTTGGACCAGAAGACTAGCCTTGCGAGGCCCTACGGTCCCCAGACGTTTCTTCATGATCCTGATAGCCGGTGGGTTCTGATCGATACATACAAAACGCCTACCCATTTCAGCCGCAGCTGCACCCGTAGTACCTGAACCGGCGAAGAAATCCAGCACCCAATCACCCTCGCGAGTAGATGCTGCAATCATGCGACGCAGAAGACCCAACGGCTTTTGCGTAGGGTAACCGGTTTTCTCTTTACCGGTGGGCGAGACAATCGTATGCCACCACACATCGGTGGGTAGCTTGCCGCGCGCCGCCTTCTCAGCGGTCACCAACCCCGGTGCCATATAGGGCTCGCGATCGACCTCTTCAGTATTGAAGTAGTATGCCTTAGGGTTCTTTGCGTAAACCAAGATATTGTCGTGCTTGGTCGGCCAACGACGAGACGATTTGGCACCAAAATCGTAGGCCCAAATCAGCTCGTTAATGAACGATTCCCTACCGAAAATCATGTCGCACATAACCTTGGCATAGTGAACCTCACGCCAATCAAGGTGCAAGTACAGGGTACCATCGTCAGCCAACAGCCTGTGAGCCTCTGTGATACGAGGCTCCAAAAAACCCCAGTAATCCTCAAAACTATCCGAATAACTTGCCAGCTGAGCCAGTACCGAAGAATACGACTTGCCAGCAAACCCCATCCGGTCACCTCTACCCTCCTCAACAGAGGTAGTGGCGAGAGTCTTACGGGTCTGAACCCGCCCTGTGTTAAAAGGCGGGTCAATATAAATCATGGTGAATACCCCATCGGGCAGTTCACGCAGATACGAAAGATTATCTGCCTGAACCACCAACGAATGGCCGTCGGCGTCAAAACGGGTCAACGAACAGTCCTACTCAGTTTCAGCTGATGGGTTACGGCGGCGGCGACGGCGGCGGGTACCATCCTCACGCTTTTCTACTGTCTTACTACGCTGTTCGGTTCCCTCTGCACGGGTACGGCGACGAGTAGGACACTCTGAATGCTTCTCGCCAGCATCTTCCGAAGAGACCTTACCCTCAGAACGCTTATTCGCCGAACGGGTGCCTTCTGAACGACGATCATCAGAACGCTGACGGCGATTACCGCCACGACCGCGTCCTTCACCGCGACCGCCACCGCGAGAATCACGCGAGTCGATGTCCTGACGCTGTGAACCAATGCCCTCAAGAGTCTGCTCATCTTTCGGTAACCTACCTTTAGATCCGGCAGGAATACCCAGATCAGTGAAGAGGTGGGGAGACGAAGAGTAGGTTTCTACCGGTTCAGGAACGTTGAGTTCCAGTGCCTGGTTGATGAACTTCCAGCGCGGTACGTCTTCCCAGTCCACGAAAGTCACAGCGGTACCTTCGTTAGATGCACGACCGGTACGACCTGTGCGGTGGGTATAAGCTTTTTCATCCTCAGGCATCTGATAGTTGATCACGTGCGTAACGTCGTCAACGTCTATACCGCGGGCAGCCACATCGGTAGCCACCAAAATATCAATCTTAGAATCGCGGAAAGCCTGGAGCGCCTTCTCTCGCGCGCCCTGGTTGAGATCTCCGTGCAGGGCAGCGGCGGCGAAACCGCGTGAGATTAGTTCTTCAGAGAGTTTAGCAGCGCTGCGTTTGGTGCGGGTGAAGATAATGGTGCGACCGCGGCCTTCAGCACGCAGAATACGCCCCACCATCTCGTCTTTATCCAGCGGATGCGCGCGGTAAATGACCTGGCGAATAGAGGCTTTGGTCTTTGAATCATCGCCGGGAGCTTCTGCACGGATGTGCATAGGCTTGGTCATGTAGCGGCGTGCCATGGTCAGCACCGGTCCGGGCATAGTAGCCGAGAAGAGCATGCTCTGACGCGCCTCGGGCAGAGCTGCCAAAAGACGCTCGACATCGGGCAAGAATCCCAAATCGAGCATTTCGTCAGCCTCATCAAGAACCACCATCTTCACCTGTGAAAGGTTAAGGTACTTCTGACGGTGCAGGTCAATCAGGCGACCGGGAGTGCCCACGACAATCTCCACGCCCTTTTCAAGAGCCTTCACCTGAGCATCGTAGGGGGATCCACCGTAGAGAGTCTCAATGCGAGCGTTGCGCTGGGCAGCAGCCGCGCTCAAATCTGACCCCACCTGAACAGCCAGCTCACGAGTGGGAACAATAATAAGAGCCTGGGGTGCGCCGGGAATCTTGAGTGAATCCCAACCGGCATCCTCGCGTCCTACCACGCGCTGAATAGCGGGCAAACCAAAGCCCAGAGTTTTACCCGTACCAGTTTTCGCCTGACCAATAATGTCGTGACCTTCAAGCGCTACCGGCAGGGTGAGCGCCTGAATGGGGAAGGGCTGGGTGATGCCCTTAGCCGCTAAGGCAGCGGCGATGTCCTCGCGAACACCGTAATCAACGAATGTCTTATCTTCTTCGTTCACGTCTCGAAATTCCTTATAAAGTCCTGTGTCACCGTCGCGGTAAACACCAATGAAAATGAGGGAAGCCGATCGTGAATATGCGCGCTACGCTCTCACCGCGCTTTTGGGGCTTATAGAGCGTATCTAAAGTCTATGTATTGTGTTTTACTCACCAACGACCGGGCAACCGCATAGACTCCACTAAGTCTATACGCTTGAGTGCTATTTGTGGGAATGAGCGAGCACACACCTGTATTTCATGCGTTCTCAGCGTGAACGCATACCGGCATAAAATAACCGGTGACACCGTGGGCCCTTGGGAGAGTCAGGTGCCACCGGCTGCAAAACTTCTGCCGAAGCTCTCATTGTTAGAGGCGTTTATGCCTCGCTGAAACCAAAACCAATGCGACGCTTGGTTTCAGCACCGATTTCAACGTAGCCCAGCTGAGCTCCGGGAACCAAGATAATGGTGCCCTTTGAATCGGTCAGTTCAAGCACCGAACCGTTTGCGAGAGATTCAGCAACCTTAGCCTTAACAGCGTCTGCTGATTCGTCGGTGTCAACAACAATTTCACGCTGAACGTTCTGCACGCCAATTTTGATATCCATATTTTACCCCTAAACGTGTGCGCCACACTTTGGTGGCAGGTGAAGACGTCTTGCGTCCAAGTCTACAAGCTACCGGTGTACCTGCCGGTGCAACATCTCTGTGAGAGAACATCCGCAAGAAACCAAGACTCGATGCGACAGCGCACTTTAGAGCCAGTCCTCGTCCAGAATTGAAACACCACCCCAGGCGAGCTTGAAGACGAGCTTACCCACCTGGTCGAGGTCTGTGGGGCTCATACCCGAGTGCAGGGCGTGCTGGGTGGCGCTCAGCGCCATGCCAGAGAGAGTGCGCGAAAGTAAGACTGCCTGCTGGCTATCAAGACCGGCGTTGGGCCCCAAAATGCCAGCAATATGCTCCGCCATAGTGCGGTGCAAACCCTCAACTTTATCTTGCACCATCAAATCGCCGTGAACATCAGATTCAAAGATGAGGCGGTACCCCTGGGGGTTGGCGCGGGTGAATTTGAAGAACGCCATGAGGACGCCCTCCACACGATCACGGTTAACCTCGGTCTCATAGAGGGGTGCCGAAACAGCCGCAACGAACTGGGCGATCTGATCGTCCAACAATGCTAGATACAGATCCTGTTTACCGTTGAAGTGCTGGTACAACACGGGCTTTGAAACCTGAGCCTCTTCGGCAATATGTTCCATCGTGGTGACATGATAGCCCTGGGCCGAA encodes:
- a CDS encoding aminopeptidase P family protein, translated to MTENSTDQNIEERVKNRSQPPTSQAFKDFMASKWAEPSGDMPARDEVADYAAARRAKLSARFVGERLVIPAGPLKVRSNDTDYRFRPHSAFAHLTGLGTDHEPDAVLVMEPVDEGTGDNGSAHEATLYFTPLAGRDSEKFYADPRYGEFWIGARPTLAEVQTQYGINTADLAEIEVAVTKNAGNQALGGIRIRLVRDVDMNMDALVDTSRYNTGVDLEQSDQLDAQLTEALSEIRLIKDAVEVENMRRSVNATIAGFENIVKAIPTATGHRRGERLVEGAFFAQARAEGNDLGYDTIAACGNNATVLHWIRNNGTVDEGKLILVDAGVEDDTLYTADITRTLPVDGKFTEIQAKVYQAVLDAADAAFQVAVPGNKFKDVHAAAMKVLANRLEEWGLLPVSAEVSLSEVGGQHRRWMPHGTSHHLGLDVHDCAQAKRELYIEGVIEPGMVFTIEPGLYFKEEDLAIPEEYRGIGVRIEDDVLITEDGNENLSAALPRDIEGIEQWMADILKTN
- a CDS encoding Eco57I restriction-modification methylase domain-containing protein, with protein sequence MTALTQRIFKEIPNAEIWVTAIEKDTELLPVLEDAAHELRAIGVKTTVVSADFIEWALEQKSNAFDLIVQNPPYKKLHSKSFHDTLLTDAGIKVPNLYAAFVRLSLDLLNPGGQVVAITPRSWTNGTYYKQFRKDLRDGFSLEHLYLFDSRSEVFGDMGVLQESMITVIAGHQQSQNIKVSIARSSSGSAETVEYPVAAIIDNDFIFIPSGAASSDTAQWMKQATHTLKDLGVSVSTGKVVGFRLKEYLLDSPTLFSVPLLYPANIVNNEVIHPRATVKKSQWFDAPVDVQEKHA
- a CDS encoding DEAD/DEAH box helicase family protein, whose product is MSGSIDQDKFLFQQLDPLYNFGTRHELPAHIEQNLAPHIELREYQEHAFSNTLEYLSNDKLSKNRQTHLFYHMATGSGKTVMMAGLILHYYSLGYRNFLFFVNQTNIIEKTKANFLDTASAKYLFAESIEIDGMRVPINEVSNFAAADPNAINLCFSTTQKLHLDFLAPKENALTTDDFEDAPVVMISDESHHVNTRTKRATKAEDEEDRSWEYTVSSAFLGNRDNVLLEFTATVDLRDRNILQKYKDKIVFDYPLARFRESGFTKDFQNFQSVLDQWGRTLQALVLSEYRRALFADGGVFSKPVVLLKSQRIDDSKAFYDEFFQRLQRLTEDEILEMATDGLMKEVISYFQEKDPSLRSLRSSIQQGFAEANAIIMNGSTDNSTEKQLAVNSLEDHSNPYRIIFTVDMLNEGWDVLNLYDIVRLYETRQGGKAGKPGAYTIKEAQLIGRGARYFPFMLENESVERDQEDKFVRKYDQDLDSPNRLLETLLYHSKQDSKYITELRLALRETGLLPDEVTEVTYELKPAFKQTDFYHEAMVFSNQREEVSREEVTQLDNRVKSAFYQFDVRHAPSRLVSLFEADSRQAEAPKSSTVHTIRRKISEMPLNVALGSLASYDALRFEVLKHYFPHLNSAREFITCKDYLGDTEITFQSDTEDLTATDLRAGLDKVFLAVASYLAGIKVTYRGTHQFEAKRLNEVLRNKRLQIANPVEGGIGTSQTSDPDSSRRVNLENAEWYVYNDNYGTSEEKSFVKYFSTVVDDLKQRYDEVYLVRNERLAPLAIYSFETGERFEPDFLLFLRKKGQPYKQQQVYVEPKGTHLLETDRWKEDFLLAIEQNAIPHTVYVDNTDYRIIGLPFYNQENRMTEFRDALKTATGFC
- a CDS encoding DEAD/DEAH box helicase, with translation MNEEDKTFVDYGVREDIAAALAAKGITQPFPIQALTLPVALEGHDIIGQAKTGTGKTLGFGLPAIQRVVGREDAGWDSLKIPGAPQALIIVPTRELAVQVGSDLSAAAAQRNARIETLYGGSPYDAQVKALEKGVEIVVGTPGRLIDLHRQKYLNLSQVKMVVLDEADEMLDLGFLPDVERLLAALPEARQSMLFSATMPGPVLTMARRYMTKPMHIRAEAPGDDSKTKASIRQVIYRAHPLDKDEMVGRILRAEGRGRTIIFTRTKRSAAKLSEELISRGFAAAALHGDLNQGAREKALQAFRDSKIDILVATDVAARGIDVDDVTHVINYQMPEDEKAYTHRTGRTGRASNEGTAVTFVDWEDVPRWKFINQALELNVPEPVETYSSSPHLFTDLGIPAGSKGRLPKDEQTLEGIGSQRQDIDSRDSRGGGRGEGRGRGGNRRQRSDDRRSEGTRSANKRSEGKVSSEDAGEKHSECPTRRRTRAEGTEQRSKTVEKREDGTRRRRRRRNPSAETE
- a CDS encoding TetR/AcrR family transcriptional regulator translates to MTIVDESASLKATSIEEDSRDETSGTLEIQVPRKPIKSAKKKSTKSRKSTVRLPRDTRRRQLIDCSLRVFSAQGYHVTTMEHIAEEAQVSKPVLYQHFNGKQDLYLALLDDQIAQFVAAVSAPLYETEVNRDRVEGVLMAFFKFTRANPQGYRLIFESDVHGDLMVQDKVEGLHRTMAEHIAGILGPNAGLDSQQAVLLSRTLSGMALSATQHALHSGMSPTDLDQVGKLVFKLAWGGVSILDEDWL
- a CDS encoding site-specific DNA-methyltransferase, with amino-acid sequence MTRFDADGHSLVVQADNLSYLRELPDGVFTMIYIDPPFNTGRVQTRKTLATTSVEEGRGDRMGFAGKSYSSVLAQLASYSDSFEDYWGFLEPRITEAHRLLADDGTLYLHLDWREVHYAKVMCDMIFGRESFINELIWAYDFGAKSSRRWPTKHDNILVYAKNPKAYYFNTEEVDREPYMAPGLVTAEKAARGKLPTDVWWHTIVSPTGKEKTGYPTQKPLGLLRRMIAASTREGDWVLDFFAGSGTTGAAAAEMGRRFVCIDQNPPAIRIMKKRLGTVGPRKASLLVQEQAANAVTAVFTKHRSARAIEQRIKAEAAVLEAKRLARAERKAAKGEKPDV
- a CDS encoding DUF3107 domain-containing protein → MDIKIGVQNVQREIVVDTDESADAVKAKVAESLANGSVLELTDSKGTIILVPGAQLGYVEIGAETKRRIGFGFSEA
- a CDS encoding PHP domain-containing protein, whose translation is MAYDLHTHSALSDGTQTVDELVGEIAGTGLTGFALTDHDTCVGWTRAAELADVYGLDFVPGMEVSCATSGLSVHLLSYYHDPENTDLFAEINLARDSRITRAQKMVDLIAVDYPVTWDLVQEHVGEEATVGRPHIADALVTAGCVSTRSEAFATILTPASPYYVSHYAVDPVKAVKLVRAAGGVPVMAHPFARSRGRVASVELLEQMIDAGLCGLEINHRDNAEDDRAVLRVLAQKHDLIVTGASDYHGAGKPNRLGENTTTGQMVERIRERAGL